In one Dreissena polymorpha isolate Duluth1 chromosome 7, UMN_Dpol_1.0, whole genome shotgun sequence genomic region, the following are encoded:
- the LOC127837546 gene encoding uncharacterized protein LOC127837546 isoform X6 has protein sequence MTRLGYGEEMRRWRVAKYRECDRLINAYLSNELVTIITAGSKAEGLTCFLESDRDNLYLLKNVICLEAGINLYSIPDDLQVYRMDTQVYPGHCRLLLERQTSSCYEIIHNALCDNGNGDVLLSSSLLLDEFSSLSAYAGQLLTAYTGQRQLDVEQHKCVGPSSPHTIEGSFHGDKVLALRCLCPSVLHRWAARPRHWPSPVIVKKVVTLGAILTPVGFKGSEFKHMEWRINFNSGEAELVSNLNDTQAKVYVILKMIIKDIIKPTNKEITSYILKNIVLWQAERNPQTRFSAYSLLHWLHDGLRELRTAIAKKHMPYYMIPERNLMEACGINNRLHRKWVADITDMLEEGPGVVLRLEKIRKAIVGSPEPMLWYSKKRMELEMLFLEEMKTSLECRYDYSDFVLNAIRVRCGEVLIEVRQRMIQEGCFVNDLKYIIDAMLK, from the coding sequence ATGACCCGGCTGGGATACGGCGAGGAGATGAGACGGTGGCGCGTTGCGAAGTACAGGGAGTGTGACAGACTGATAAATGCATACCTTAGTAATGAACTGGTAACTATTATCACAGCTGGCAGTAAGGCAGAAGGGCTGACCTGCTTTTTAGAAAGCGACCGTGACAATCTATACTTGCTGAAAAATGTCATCTGTTTGGAAGCTGGTATCAATCTTTACAGCATACCAGACGACTTACAAGTGTACAGGATGGATACACAGGTATATCCAGGACACTGCAGACTTTTATTAGAGAGACAAACGTCTAGTTGTTACGAAATAATCCACAATGCTCTGTGTGATAATGGAAATGGGGACGTTCTATTGAGCAGTAGTTTATTGTTAGATGAATTTTCGTCGCTCTCTGCATATGCCGGTCAACTCCTCACTGCATATACCGGTCAACGTCAACTCGATGTGGAGCAACATAAATGCGTGGGACCGTCATCACCGCATACCATTGAAGGGTCTTTCCATGGAGACAAAGTACTCGCACTACGCTGTCTATGCCCAAGTGTCCTACACAGATGGGCTGCCAGACCCCGTCATTGGCCGTCACCAGTCATAGTTAAGAAAGTCGTAACATTAGGAGCGATTCTAACACCGGTAGGATTTAAGGGGAGTGAATTCAAGCACATGGAATGGCGGATTAACTTTAACAGCGGTGAGGCAGAACTCGTAAGCAACCTTAATGATACTCAGGCGAAAGTTTATGTTATACTAAAAATGATCATCAAAGATATAATCAAaccaacaaataaagaaataacgtcatatataCTGAAAAACATAGTTTTATGGCAAGCTGAACGTAACCCACAGACACGCTTTAGTGCATACAGTTTGCTTCACTGGCTGCATGACGGTCTGAGAGAACTAAGGACTGCAATTGCCAAAAAACATATGCCGTATTACATGATTCCTGAACGAAATTTAATGGAAGCATGTGGTATAAACAATAGGCTGCATCGTAAATGGGTAGCAGATATCACGGACATGCTAGAAGAAGGTCCCGGGGTAGTACTTAGATTGGAGAAGATACGAAAGGCTATTGTCGGATCCCCGGAGCCTATGTTGTGGTACAGCAAGAAAAGGATGGAGCTGGAGATGCTGTTTCTCGAGGAGATGAAAACAAGTTTGGAATGTAGATATGATTACTCGGATTTCGTGCTGAATGCGATACGCGTTCGCTGTGGCGAGGTATTGATAGAGGTACGACAACGAATGATCCAGGAGGGCTGTTTTGTAAATGATCTGAAATATATTATAGACGCAATGTTAAAGTAA
- the LOC127837546 gene encoding uncharacterized protein LOC127837546 isoform X1 translates to MTWNHIKIVVAVDSKILLKIFLKMAEGGYGCTDTETGSVPIPISLYSRHSQNYVESVSVEICTIMTRLGYGEEMRRWRVAKYRECDRLINAYLSNELVTIITAGSKAEGLTCFLESDRDNLYLLKNVICLEAGINLYSIPDDLQVYRMDTQVYPGHCRLLLERQTSSCYEIIHNALCDNGNGDVLLSSSLLLDEFSSLSAYAGQLLTAYTGQRQLDVEQHKCVGPSSPHTIEGSFHGDKVLALRCLCPSVLHRWAARPRHWPSPVIVKKVVTLGAILTPVGFKGSEFKHMEWRINFNSGEAELVSNLNDTQAKVYVILKMIIKDIIKPTNKEITSYILKNIVLWQAERNPQTRFSAYSLLHWLHDGLRELRTAIAKKHMPYYMIPERNLMEACGINNRLHRKWVADITDMLEEGPGVVLRLEKIRKAIVGSPEPMLWYSKKRMELEMLFLEEMKTSLECRYDYSDFVLNAIRVRCGEVLIEVRQRMIQEGCFVNDLKYIIDAMLK, encoded by the coding sequence aattatGTAGAGAGTGTGTCTGTTGAGATCTGTACTATAATGACCCGGCTGGGATACGGCGAGGAGATGAGACGGTGGCGCGTTGCGAAGTACAGGGAGTGTGACAGACTGATAAATGCATACCTTAGTAATGAACTGGTAACTATTATCACAGCTGGCAGTAAGGCAGAAGGGCTGACCTGCTTTTTAGAAAGCGACCGTGACAATCTATACTTGCTGAAAAATGTCATCTGTTTGGAAGCTGGTATCAATCTTTACAGCATACCAGACGACTTACAAGTGTACAGGATGGATACACAGGTATATCCAGGACACTGCAGACTTTTATTAGAGAGACAAACGTCTAGTTGTTACGAAATAATCCACAATGCTCTGTGTGATAATGGAAATGGGGACGTTCTATTGAGCAGTAGTTTATTGTTAGATGAATTTTCGTCGCTCTCTGCATATGCCGGTCAACTCCTCACTGCATATACCGGTCAACGTCAACTCGATGTGGAGCAACATAAATGCGTGGGACCGTCATCACCGCATACCATTGAAGGGTCTTTCCATGGAGACAAAGTACTCGCACTACGCTGTCTATGCCCAAGTGTCCTACACAGATGGGCTGCCAGACCCCGTCATTGGCCGTCACCAGTCATAGTTAAGAAAGTCGTAACATTAGGAGCGATTCTAACACCGGTAGGATTTAAGGGGAGTGAATTCAAGCACATGGAATGGCGGATTAACTTTAACAGCGGTGAGGCAGAACTCGTAAGCAACCTTAATGATACTCAGGCGAAAGTTTATGTTATACTAAAAATGATCATCAAAGATATAATCAAaccaacaaataaagaaataacgtcatatataCTGAAAAACATAGTTTTATGGCAAGCTGAACGTAACCCACAGACACGCTTTAGTGCATACAGTTTGCTTCACTGGCTGCATGACGGTCTGAGAGAACTAAGGACTGCAATTGCCAAAAAACATATGCCGTATTACATGATTCCTGAACGAAATTTAATGGAAGCATGTGGTATAAACAATAGGCTGCATCGTAAATGGGTAGCAGATATCACGGACATGCTAGAAGAAGGTCCCGGGGTAGTACTTAGATTGGAGAAGATACGAAAGGCTATTGTCGGATCCCCGGAGCCTATGTTGTGGTACAGCAAGAAAAGGATGGAGCTGGAGATGCTGTTTCTCGAGGAGATGAAAACAAGTTTGGAATGTAGATATGATTACTCGGATTTCGTGCTGAATGCGATACGCGTTCGCTGTGGCGAGGTATTGATAGAGGTACGACAACGAATGATCCAGGAGGGCTGTTTTGTAAATGATCTGAAATATATTATAGACGCAATGTTAAAGTAA
- the LOC127837546 gene encoding uncharacterized protein LOC127837546 isoform X4, which translates to MAEGGYGCTDTETGSVPIPISLYSRHSQNYVESVSVEICTIMTRLGYGEEMRRWRVAKYRECDRLINAYLSNELVTIITAGSKAEGLTCFLESDRDNLYLLKNVICLEAGINLYSIPDDLQVYRMDTQVYPGHCRLLLERQTSSCYEIIHNALCDNGNGDVLLSSSLLLDEFSSLSAYAGQLLTAYTGQRQLDVEQHKCVGPSSPHTIEGSFHGDKVLALRCLCPSVLHRWAARPRHWPSPVIVKKVVTLGAILTPVGFKGSEFKHMEWRINFNSGEAELVSNLNDTQAKVYVILKMIIKDIIKPTNKEITSYILKNIVLWQAERNPQTRFSAYSLLHWLHDGLRELRTAIAKKHMPYYMIPERNLMEACGINNRLHRKWVADITDMLEEGPGVVLRLEKIRKAIVGSPEPMLWYSKKRMELEMLFLEEMKTSLECRYDYSDFVLNAIRVRCGEVLIEVRQRMIQEGCFVNDLKYIIDAMLK; encoded by the coding sequence aattatGTAGAGAGTGTGTCTGTTGAGATCTGTACTATAATGACCCGGCTGGGATACGGCGAGGAGATGAGACGGTGGCGCGTTGCGAAGTACAGGGAGTGTGACAGACTGATAAATGCATACCTTAGTAATGAACTGGTAACTATTATCACAGCTGGCAGTAAGGCAGAAGGGCTGACCTGCTTTTTAGAAAGCGACCGTGACAATCTATACTTGCTGAAAAATGTCATCTGTTTGGAAGCTGGTATCAATCTTTACAGCATACCAGACGACTTACAAGTGTACAGGATGGATACACAGGTATATCCAGGACACTGCAGACTTTTATTAGAGAGACAAACGTCTAGTTGTTACGAAATAATCCACAATGCTCTGTGTGATAATGGAAATGGGGACGTTCTATTGAGCAGTAGTTTATTGTTAGATGAATTTTCGTCGCTCTCTGCATATGCCGGTCAACTCCTCACTGCATATACCGGTCAACGTCAACTCGATGTGGAGCAACATAAATGCGTGGGACCGTCATCACCGCATACCATTGAAGGGTCTTTCCATGGAGACAAAGTACTCGCACTACGCTGTCTATGCCCAAGTGTCCTACACAGATGGGCTGCCAGACCCCGTCATTGGCCGTCACCAGTCATAGTTAAGAAAGTCGTAACATTAGGAGCGATTCTAACACCGGTAGGATTTAAGGGGAGTGAATTCAAGCACATGGAATGGCGGATTAACTTTAACAGCGGTGAGGCAGAACTCGTAAGCAACCTTAATGATACTCAGGCGAAAGTTTATGTTATACTAAAAATGATCATCAAAGATATAATCAAaccaacaaataaagaaataacgtcatatataCTGAAAAACATAGTTTTATGGCAAGCTGAACGTAACCCACAGACACGCTTTAGTGCATACAGTTTGCTTCACTGGCTGCATGACGGTCTGAGAGAACTAAGGACTGCAATTGCCAAAAAACATATGCCGTATTACATGATTCCTGAACGAAATTTAATGGAAGCATGTGGTATAAACAATAGGCTGCATCGTAAATGGGTAGCAGATATCACGGACATGCTAGAAGAAGGTCCCGGGGTAGTACTTAGATTGGAGAAGATACGAAAGGCTATTGTCGGATCCCCGGAGCCTATGTTGTGGTACAGCAAGAAAAGGATGGAGCTGGAGATGCTGTTTCTCGAGGAGATGAAAACAAGTTTGGAATGTAGATATGATTACTCGGATTTCGTGCTGAATGCGATACGCGTTCGCTGTGGCGAGGTATTGATAGAGGTACGACAACGAATGATCCAGGAGGGCTGTTTTGTAAATGATCTGAAATATATTATAGACGCAATGTTAAAGTAA